In a genomic window of Magnolia sinica isolate HGM2019 chromosome 16, MsV1, whole genome shotgun sequence:
- the LOC131228835 gene encoding uncharacterized protein LOC131228835: MEAYHSWMQIQTATNAMMCRGFSITLTGSTRSWYRQFKPNFIGSFAELSRSFLTQFISGKKSRKPNTHLFTIKQELKESLKDYIARFNEEALQVEDYDDKIALSTVFSGLKEEKFAFSIRKNLPKTLAELITRAQKYANAEEFSNTHKNVQVIEPTGKGKRSRNKESQTPSKGPDNCAPHDRHPSRKSEGKFRSYTSLNTSTEQILLDIREHKLLNWLVCMKANPDHRNKCKYYRFHQDHDHNTADCVDLKNEIKTLIRKGHLRRYIKEEKTAQKEEQEQPNNTPEESAEIRIIFGGSSGGGDLNRARKAHSPKSNPEHYIHMTERPSKELGLARAVSPSWKMMRVESNIRTTMP; this comes from the coding sequence ATGGAGGCTTATCATTCGTGGATGCAAATCCAGACAGCAACAAACGCGATGATGTGCAGAGGATTCTCAATCACACTCACAGGATCCACCCGGAGTTGGTACCGCCAATTCAAACCCAACTTCATTGGATCCTTCGCGGAGCTTAGCCGAtcattccttacccaattcataagcggtaagaagagtcggaaacCAAACACCCATTTGTTCACCATCAAACAAGAGCTAAAGGAATCATTAAAAGACTACATCGCTCGTTTCAATGAAGAAGCGTTACAAGTGGAGGACTATGACGACAAGATAGCGCTTTCTACGGTATTCAGTGGTCTAAAAGAGGAGAAGTTCGCATTCTCCATCAGGAAGAATCTTCCGAAGACATTAGCCGAGCTCATCACCAGAGCTCAAAAGTATGCTAACGCTGAGGAATTCTCCAACACCCACAAGAATGTTCAAGTAATAGAGCCGACTGGCAAAGGGAAGAGGTCAAGGAACAAAGAATCTCAAACGCCCAGCAAAGGGCCAGATAATTGCGCTCCCCACGATCGTCATCCAAGCAGAAAATCAGAGGGTAAATTCCGTTCCTACACCTCCCTCAACACATCCACCGAGCAGATTTTACTGGACATCCGAGAGCATAAGCTTCTGAATTGGCTTGTTTGTATGAAGGCCAACCCGGATCATCGAAACAAATGCAAGTATTACCGTTTTCACCAAGATCACGACCACAACACAGCCGACTGCGTGGACCTCAAGAATGAGATTAAGACCCTCATTCGTAAAGGTCATCTACGCCGGTATATTAAGGAAGAAAAAACGGCTCAGAAAGAAGAACAAGAGCAGCCAAATAACACCCCAGAAGAGTCAGCCGAGATCCGCATCATCTTTGGTGGCTCGTCTGGTGGAGGAGACTTAAACCGTGCTCGAAAAGCCCATTCTCCGAAGTCTAATCCAGAACATTACATCCACATGACCGAGCGACCCAGTAAAGAACTTGGGTTAGCCCGTGCAGTATCACCTTCATGGAAGATGATGCGCGTGGAATCCAACATCCGCACGACGATGCCCTAG